The genomic segment attgactacagctcagcattcaacaccatagtaccctccaagctcatcattaagcttgaggccctgggtctcaaccccgccctgtacaactgggtcctggacttcctgatgggccgtctTATTACATCCCTTTACTTAAATTTgagtgtattaggtagttgttgtggaattgttagattacttgttagatattactgcactgtcggaactagaagcacaagtatttcactacactcgcaataacatctactaaccatgtgtatgtgaccaataaagtttttttttcattttactcCCCAGCAGAACATCTCAAAGACCAACCTGTTCTTCTACAGACCACTGGGCAATGTTGAATTAAATTattaaaaatatgttttactTCCTTCCCGGAACAGTGGTTCAAATATAGTTACTACTTATAGTTATTACTTTTGTTTTCAGTTCAGACTCAGGGGCTCTATTTTATTCtattcttcaacctcaggaggctgaagaaatgcaACTCGGCcactaagaccctcacaaacttttacagatacacctatgagagcatcctgttgggctgtatcaccgtctggtacggAAACTGTATCAtccacaaccacagggctctccagagggttctTCACTacattgtctgtgtgggtgaaccatttcagattgtcagtgatgtgttgtgcggTCTGCCTATAGTATCACCGGAGGCACACTTcgtgccctccaggacatctacagcacccgtgACACAGGAAGGCAAAGAAGATCATGAAGGACCTCATCCAcccgaggtcagtacaggtgcatcaaagctgggatcgagagactgaaaaacagctcctATCTCAaggccctgaacttagtcactgtcaatAGCTGGCTACCAGCGGGTtactgcaccttagaggctgctgccctatgaaCATTGACATGGAaaactggtcactttaataacggaACACTGATAAATTGTATAATGTTTACACACTGTTTTACCCAtttcacatatatatatactgtattctagtcaaggccatcCTATTAAATTATTACTGTACAAATAGTATTCTATCCTAAGTgttctacagatatactatatattctatccacccggacagctgatgaaactgagaaaTACTCctatctgtaataaagcccttttgtggagaaagactcattctgattggctgggcctggctccccagtgggtgggccttgctcccaagtgggtgggcctatgccctcccaggcccacccaaggctgcgcccctgcccagtcatgtgcaATCCATAGATTTGGGCGTAATTTATTTAAATATGAACTCCAACTCAGGAatatcattgaaattgttgcatttatatttttgttaagtaaATATTTATACTCCGGACTCTGacattaattatatttctatatttcttaattccattatttttcttttagatgtgtattgttgtgtattgttagatattaatgcactgttggagctaggaacacaagcatttctaaatatgtgtatggaacaataacattttatttgatacaTGGAGTTGAGTGATGTATTACTGCCTGCAGTGAGAGTCTGACATGCCTAATGACTGGCCCGTTTCATGAATCCATATACTCTGACATTCCCATTACCCTCCATTGTTTGTCATCTAACAATACGTTACATAACTTACCACTCATCTGGCCTTCTCTCTCCGGTTCCGACTCTTTGACGTGAGAAACATGCTCTTCTGTGAGAGCTGCATCACATCCCTCTCTGCTGGTTTTCACTCTCTGCGTACAGATTAATTGGAATTGTTGTAAGGTTACAGGGACAATGTTGTAATTCAGATCAGAAGAGCTCAGTAAGTAGAGGAGTGTTTCACACAACCCACACATGTTGTATCTTATGTTAGAAGACAAGAGAGGTGGACGACCTGACCAGGGATCATTTTCAGCAGTCAGAGGGAGTCAGTGCCATGGGTGGGCAGGTAGAAAGATAGACTTTACAATATttgagaggagataagaggacacAATCTCCCTGCCCTGTGTCTCTACTGTAATGTGGAAGCAATGCTCTTCTATTGCTCCACTAAAGAAtatgaattacatttacatttacattttagtcatttagcagatgctcttattcaGAGCTAACTTAGTGCATTCATATTAGAGGCAATCATCATTTGTTCATCCATTTTTAGACATATAAATGAagaatatgtacccattgattcttgaggaATATAACTCATAAATGCCTTATGAGCTTAGTTAAACGGTTGTACCACATTAGAACCGAAAATATATGCTTGTTTTACTACAATGTTGGtaaacaaaataaatgtaaacaaacactgtatagcctaaaTATATGGTTAAaactacagtgcctttggaaagtattcagacatctTGAATTATTATACATTGTGACTCGCTTGTGCGCGTGCTGGCAGCACGTTCGATTGTGCGTCAAGAATTCAGCATAGCAAGTTTGTATGAAAGTCTGGTTATTAAATGGGTACATAGTTCAATAGTAATATCCTCGAAAACGCTCTAGTGACAAACAAACTTTGCTGCCCTGTTTCAAATTATCTACATGGCTGGGAGAACCTATTCAAGTAaagtaaatacatttaaaaaatgtaagaaaAACCGACGTATTATTAACTAACTAGCTACATTGCAGACAAACTCAAATGagctgctaaatgaactagctaGTTGGCTAGCTTGCCAACTTCACATAATgtatagatagctagctaagttaATTAAATATCACCAGCTACCTAACCTCATATTAGCTCGGTATCTTGATTCATTTATCACTGTAAAAAAATAACTCCAAATGCATTTGTaggtaagttagctagctaacagccatgGAGGAGCGGGAAAGGATAGCAGCCGAACTGTCAAAAGTGAGAGTAGGCTAGTCTGGATAGGGCAGGTACTTTTGTGTAGTTCCTGTCCTTTGAAGTGAGGACGGAGATAATAGTAACATAACATTCAGTACGGTATAATTGGACTATAATGAAGTCTGTTTCTTGTGAGGTGTTCTGTCCTCAGATAAAGAGAGCTATGAAAAACCGTCTACATATGAAGAGCAGTGGTTCTCAGTCCTGGGGTCTcaaaaggggtgcacatttttgttttgccTTAGCACTGCACAGCTGATTCAGTTGATCAACTCATCAAGCTTCGAGTTGTATTTCTGTATTCATTCTTTGATATGATCCTGTTATTGTCACATGCTATATATGCACGTGTGTGCCCATTCATCTTGATATCCAATGTTTTCATGAGTTGTTATAAGGGATATTATACTCTACTAATCCACAATGACCCAGTGATGTAAAAGTCTAATAATTACATTGTCTTCCACATTACTACAGATACCTTGTAACTGGAGAATCCTTCAAAACGATTGCCTACAGTTAATATATAGGGCACTGCAGGTTGGGTGACCAGCGCCACCTGGGACTGCCTCCTGGGGGAATTCAGGTGTGTGAAGGCTACCTGTGTCCTGCATAACTTGATGAGGATGGACACGAggaccaggaggggatctgcagctcgccGCCGTGTGCCAGAGTAGAAGTCTGCTGCTCTGTGAGATGTTTCAAGGATGGGGTCCAACAACGCAGCAAGAGAGGAAATCTATGTGCGGGAGATCTTCACCTCGTACTTCTTCGAAGATGGTGCTTTTCACTGGTAACACCATTGACTACACTATGCACAGccaaaggctcttttaagagccaTTGACATTGCAATAAGAGTATTCTTCCATTTACTTAACGATGTCAACAGCAGTTATTCAATTCCCAGTTTCTCTCCCCTTGATTTCAACTTCTCAGATGAGGGTGCTGTTTAGCCACCGGTGTGATGTCTGTACAGAAACAAAACAGGCTATTTTAAATCACCCATATTGATTTTTTAAAGACAATTAGATACGCTATAACCCACACACTCATGTATCAATATGATTGTTGGATTGTGTTGTGCAGTAAGCAGGCTTAGGTGTATAACTGGCTCCTTCCACCTTCAAAAaataggcaagagggccaaccatggagaatagtaagaTAATTCATTATTTCTACAACTACTGTATATTGTTTGTCCTCGTGTGTCCGTTCATGTTTTTCTGCATAAAGTACTCTGCAGCCCCTTAGTGTGGTGTGGACACCAGGAGAGGCCGCACAGAGCTTCCTTTTGAAGCTTTTGATTAAATACTACACCTATCCTGTGTTTATCAGATCAATGCAGATGAAGGGCATTCGGTAATGAGATAAACCGGTTTTAGACTATTTACATGATGCATTggaagtgtagtgtactgttttttaaattatatttctctatatatgaattacaaatcagcctttaacTATTTAAATCCTATTTCTAGTCTATTAGCTTCAATGTGTaaccattgatgtcccaggaccaAGATTAGCAAACCCTGTTGAAGtatataattgtaatacatacatgcagacacagtcATTCAAAAACTGGAatttgatactcctggtattggatatgactgaaaaataatCTCAAAGACATTCATACCTGAACTGCACATTTATATGCCAAggtagagtacatgatcagtgaatatattaaaaTGTACAGACGACAATGTGGGGATCTCAATTATGGTAATAACTTCTTGTATATACAACTTGCATCCTTGACAaagttatattatattctactcaatccataggcttcattaatgtcattcagactgttttgaagttgatacaactggctacgatagctgaggttcatagctaggttctgaactaatatgtataccaaacgtCTGGGTCTatacacagatcggctagatagctagctacacatccatagacATACAGGTATTTGTTCCATCACTGCACACTAAGCAagaatatagctagctagctacgttgTTAAATCTATCTGCATTGCATGCTTACAAAATTGtatacatccactgtttcacaagacgaCAGATAAAGCCCCCCTAAAATAGGCCTAGCGACGTCCCTGgtcaacacaatgtggaaaagtcCCTCTGGCATCACAGTAATATGATAAACATCACAGAAAAACGTTACATGACATCAGAACATCTTCATCAtcttcataatataataataataataatcatctcAAATACAAAAATGTATCACTTTACATGTTTAAAAAAGATTGTTGTTACCTTTTCAAAAATAATTCTTAGAGGTATGGTAAGTAAATGGATATGGAATACTGACCAGTAGCGCACATTGTGAATATTTACCCACGAATTGCACCATTCGTTATTGGGCTTTGTAGTACAGAATCTGGAGACATTTACAATGTAAAACATCGGTGTGTTCCCTATTTACTTGCAAGTGGTAACGACTCTTTCAGAGAAATTCCACCCATGCAAACAATAATGTTTGCCGTacatgttgtttctctctgctgtTGTTTTTGTGTCCTAGGCTCTTTAGAGGCTGTTTGTGGTCTCTGGGGTATACAATTATTTAAAAAGGGTTGGTGGCGACTGCGCACAGATACAGTTTCACACCATGAAGTGCTCCACATCTTTGCCAAGCCAACACAAATGTTGGTCTGTGCGCAAAGAGCGAGTTTACGTAGACGATAGACTAAGAATTGCTCAAATTTAAAGCTAGGTGGCAGCAGGTGATCGTGCGCGCGGATTGGTTCAGGAAACTCATGCACTTCTCCGGAGACGCATTCTTCCCTTCAGAGAGCTCACTCACCCTCATGGAAGAAAATGTGAACATAGCCTTCGACCCCACCGGCAAGCCGGGGACGATGGAGGACCCTGGGAACGACACAGGCACTTTTGGGAACTCCAGCGACCCGTTTGGCCGGAACGAGGAGGTCGCCAAGATCGAGATCACGGTGCTTAGCGTGACATTCTTCGTGGCTGTGGTGGGGAACCTGAGCGTGCTGCTGGCCATGTACATGAGCCGACGGAAGCCCTTGCGCATGCACCTGTTCATGAAACACCTGAGCCTCGCGGACTTGGCTGTGGCCTTTTTCCAGGTGTTGCCGCAGCTCTGTTGGGAGGTCACCTTCCGCTTCTACGGGCCTGACCTTCTGTGTCGTATCGTCAAGCACCTGCAGGTGCTAGGGATGTTCGCGTCCACCTACATGACGGTGATGATGACGCTGGACCGCTACATCGCAATCTGTCACCCGATGCAGAACATTCACCAGCCCACGCAGCGCGCCTATATGATGATCGGGGTCACCTGGGTGTGTAGTCTTGCCCTGAGCATGCCCCAGTATTTCATCTTCTCACTGAGCGAGGTCCGCCCGGGCTCGGCCGTGTATGACTGCTGGGGACACTTCATCCAGCCGTGGGGTGTGCGCGCCTACATCACCTGGATCACCGTGGGCATCTTCCTCGTGCCCGTGGCCGTGCTCATGCTCTGCTACGGCTTCATCTGCCGATCCATCTGGCTGAACATAAAGTACAAGACCCAGAAGAGCACGATTGCGATGGCACTTGTGACCAAGAATAGGCTGATCGGAAAGAGTTCAGTCAGCAGCATCACCACAATCTCGCGCGCCAAGCTGCGAACAGTGAAGATGACGTTCGTGATCGTGCTGGCGTACGTGGTGTGCTGGGCTCCGTTTTTCACCGTACAGATGTGGTCGGTGTGGGATGAGAGCTTCTCGTGGGATGGTACGTGTTGTATTGCGGCTTTGAGCCGTGAGTTAGTGGCAGCGCGCGCTGGTGCCATGTCTCCGTTCATTGTGTTTTTAAACATTCTATTATTGCTTAGGCCTACTTACTCAATAATATGTTAGTGACAGTGCACAGCATCAGCACATATTTCACGCATTACCCAAGGGGCTTCCCTAAAATCTGCTTCACTGCTCTCCAAATTTATATAGCTTTTACGCAACAGTTTACCACGGATATAGTGAGACGAAAACTCTATGACTCCTTCTCAGATACATAGACCTAActgaaacaaatagactatacagacAGTCAATAGGTATTACTTGAGCTATAGACTGTGCAAACTGGAGTCCTGGGGTACATTATTGTGACCGCAATGGAATAACCGTGCACAAAAATAGTTCAGTTCTGTGCATTAACTCATAATCCATTGCCTTGATGAGGTCTGAATGTAGCTGATGTTATTCCATCTGCGGTGGCTTGAATTATCGGACAGTGCGGAATAGCAAGACAGCAGAATCACCTAAAGGGCATACGTAAGTGTTTTAAACACGTGCCATATAAAACAACCGTTGTGTAGGTGTGACAGACAGTTGTGAAAACGACCATCGGTtttagttagtgcattcatcttagaGGCAATCATCAGTTGTACATCCATTTTTAGACTTATAAGTGAAGAATATGTACCCActtgattattgaagaatataacttagaaatgccctaTGAGCTTCATTAAACTGTCGTGCCACATTAGAACCGAAAACATATGCTTGTTTTACGCCAATGTtagtaaacaaagtaaatgtgaACAAACACTGTATAACCTAAAAATATGGTTAAAACTACAGTGCTTTTGGAAactattcagatcccttgacttattccaggAGAGATGGATGCACTGACTCTAATCTCTCCTGGAGATCTCCAAACATTAATTAAATATTTTGCTGGAGAGTCAGTGACCCTTCAGACCTAGTGGCTTGCTGAGACTCCCTCGAGAGTATGCATAAATAGTGTGTGTCACTGCTAGTAGATAAACAGAACAGGCTTGAATGTTTTCTCCTTCACTGACTGGCCGACACCCccttttccccctttctctctctccagactccgAGAACACCGCAGTCATCATCTCAGCTCTGCTGGCCAGTCTGAATAGCTGCTGTAACCCGTGGATCTACATGATCTTCAGCGGCCACCTCCTCTCTGACATGGTCCACTGTCTGCCGTGCTGCCGGAGGCTGTTCCACAGGTTCGGCCATCAGGACTCGAACAGCAGCATCCGCCACACCACACTCCTGACCCGGGTACCACTCCCGGGCCCTACCCCGGCGGAGCTCAGAGAAAAGCTCTTGCAAAGATTGCATTCACCACTCCCACAGGAACTGTCAATCCCGATGGATTCTTGACCGCGTGCTCGCACTAAACACTGTCCATATGGTTCAGTTTATGTGCCACAGCGACGACGGCTGTCGTAGGTTTTAGGGGGAGGCTTAATGGAAACAATGTGAACAGAGTCAGTGCATCCATCTGTCCTGGAGATTGTGTTTCTGCTCAGAGAGGTATTCAACGCTCATCAATCCGTCAGTGGAAATGTGGCAggctataactaggatatcctgTCTCTTCTTGCTAAATGTGAACTGACACATTCAGGAAGCATCTAAAACACTCTAATATGTATGCTCTTACAGGCTCTTATGGGCCCAGACTCATGCAGCGATCAGAATCGTTGCCATTAACCAGTCATTCCAAATGAACCGAGAGGTCAGGTCTGTCAGTATGTGTTGTTCAGTAACTCATCATATGCCTAATATATGGTAATTGCAATTTTTAAATGACAGGTTGACTGCGACTTGATGATTGTGTGGTTATGTTTAGGTTTACAGTACATTGTCCCATTAaaaatgtttatatatttttttttaacggttgaataaaaacaataacacaccactcttctttctcccttCATCACTCTCCCCCAACGAAccgctctctacccctctccccatcAAGCCCTTCACTCCATCTTTGTGAAGTATGTTGTTGTTTCCTTCATTGACTCTCCATCATCCCTTAGGGTTTCCAATCTGTGAGAGTTGATAAGCTTGAAATTAGTCCGTTCGGTGTTGAGTATTCTGTGGGGAGTGTCGAGGCGGGAGACTGGCACCTGGATTCCATTCCGTTTTAAATACATTCCAGTCTAAATACATTTAGATAAAAGCCATGCATCGACATTTGATGTTTTTGTAATCATATGACATatttgaaatgtacagtgtaTACTAAATGAAATATcactatttcaaatcaaatgtcatttgtcatgttgttgtggtctgggtgtagctggtgcagaggagtcaggcgcaggacagcagagatgagaaACAAAAGTAACTTTACTCAAATATTCCAATAACATGTTGTTATACCGAGCCCACAATAACGGAAACGAACATACATAAAACAATCACGCATAAAAACcatggggaaaacagagggttaaataatgaacatgtaattggggaattgaaacctaGTGTGTAAatcaaagacaaaacaaatggaaaattaaaagtggatcggcgatgggtAGAAGGCTGGAGAcgtcgaacgccgcccgaacaaggagagggaccgacttcggcggaagtcgtgacacatatgcactgaatacaacagtagaccttacattgaaatgctaacttacaatcccttaatcaacaatgcagttttaagaaaaaaagtgttaaataaaacatttaaataattaaagagcagcagtaaaataacagtagcgaggctatatacagggggtaccggtacagagtcaatgtgcggggtcacaggttagtcgaggtaattgaggtaatatgaaggtacagttaaagtgactatgaatagataataaacagagtcgcagcagtgtaaaagaggagTGTTGGGAcattgcaaatagtctgggagtgttatggcttggggttagaagctgttaagaagtcttttggacctagacttagtgctctggtaccgcttgcagtgcggtagcagagagaacagtctatgactagggtggctggagtctttgacaatttttagggccttcgtGCTTAGTGAGTCCGCCAAGCCAGAAGTAGTTGTAATGGTTGTcatctggagatagagaggaccaaagcgcagcgtggttagtgttcatctttttaataaacaactgaacacttcaaaaatacaaaacaacaaagtgacaaccAAAACAGTTCCATCTGGTGCAgccacacaaagactgaaaataaccactCACAAACCCCaacagaaaacaggctacctaaacatggttcccaatcagagacaatgactaacacctgcctctgattgagaaccatatcaggccaaacaagaaacccaacctagaaacacaaaacatagaatacccacccaactcacgtcctgaccaactaaaacaaagaaataacacaagaactagggtcagaacgtgacaatagtAGGGAAGACcgaccacgtgttctcttgataagtgcgtgaatttgactattttcctgtcctgttaaaTAATTAAAAGTCATTCTGGTTGTCAGGGAatatgtatggagtaaaaagtacaatattttctttaggaatgtagtgaagtaaacattttcaaaaatataaatagtaaagtaaagaacagatacccccaaaaacgacttaagtagtcgttatttttacaccactgccacacacacacacacgcacgcacgcacgcacgcacgcacacacacacacacacacacacacacacaatactctatAACAGGGGTGCCCAAACTTTTTCACTGGGGGGGAACATTCCGCGCGCAAGTCATCTTTTTCTATGAGGACAAACACAGTTCATGACACAAAGAGTTCACACCTCTATTGTTGGTTTTAAGGTTTTGTATGATTAAAGCttattttctgcaattctacacatttttccatgtcCAATGTGTGTTCATTTGATATTTGAGTGattcaaacattacaacaaaatcTATGGGGTAAAAAACCTAGCAAAAAAAACATTAGCTAACAGCGGTTAGATGATCTGCACATTTCTGATTataagttataaatagctctctaaggtatgcaatgactgacatgacaagaggaaaactgatgatgcactaccaAATGTCacaattgcaccttgtgcattctactgtCACAACTTCCAAGAGTAATTTGAAAGCCGGAATGACATTTCCCCTGGGGAA from the Oncorhynchus keta strain PuntledgeMale-10-30-2019 chromosome 33, Oket_V2, whole genome shotgun sequence genome contains:
- the LOC118366186 gene encoding arg8-vasotocin receptor-like, whose translation is MHFSGDAFFPSESSLTLMEENVNIAFDPTGKPGTMEDPGNDTGTFGNSSDPFGRNEEVAKIEITVLSVTFFVAVVGNLSVLLAMYMSRRKPLRMHLFMKHLSLADLAVAFFQVLPQLCWEVTFRFYGPDLLCRIVKHLQVLGMFASTYMTVMMTLDRYIAICHPMQNIHQPTQRAYMMIGVTWVCSLALSMPQYFIFSLSEVRPGSAVYDCWGHFIQPWGVRAYITWITVGIFLVPVAVLMLCYGFICRSIWLNIKYKTQKSTIAMALVTKNRLIGKSSVSSITTISRAKLRTVKMTFVIVLAYVVCWAPFFTVQMWSVWDESFSWDDSENTAVIISALLASLNSCCNPWIYMIFSGHLLSDMVHCLPCCRRLFHRFGHQDSNSSIRHTTLLTRVPLPGPTPAELREKLLQRLHSPLPQELSIPMDS